AATAACAATATAAGATTTGTATTTACAGTTTTCTTTTCTCTTTTCATATGTCGGCACCTCAATTCTCTTCTGTCTGAAAAAGCGACCCTGACCGGGTCGCTTTTATTGCTTACATCATTTATTTCCTCCTGTAACAGTAAAATGCCATTTTCTCTGTTACAGGATTTCTACATACCCTTCCGTTCCGTTCACCCGGATTCTCTGTCCGTCTTTGATCAGCTTGGTGGCGTTTTCTACGCCTACGACTGCCGGAAGACCGTATTCCCTTGCAATAACAGCGCCATGGGTTATCATCCCGCCGACTTCCGTTATCAGGCCTTTGACGGATACAAAGAGCGGTGTCCAACCAGGGTCAGTGAATTTGGTGACCAAAATATCACCTTCCTCTATCTTGGCGTCCTCCAGGTTTAAAACGACCCGTGCCCTGCCCTCTATGACGCCTGTTGAAACGGGTACACCTGCCAAAGCACCTTTGGGAATGTTGCCGGTATCGTATTCACCCAATATGACCTCTCCTTCAGACGTCATCAATCGAGGCGGCGTCAGCTTTTCATAGACCTTATATTCCGCTTTTCGCTTATCTATGACATTGTAATCCACCCGGTTTGTTTTAACTGCCTCCCTGAGTTCCTCAAAGGTCAGGTAATAGATGTCCTCCTTCTCCCGGATAACCCCCTTTTGCACGAGCTTGCCGGCCTCCTTCAGCAGTGCCTGCTTATAAATGTAGTTACGTTGGATAATGGTATACTTGGGATATTCCCGGTAGCCGATTAAATTGCGCATAATTCTGATCATCTTCTTCGTCTTTTTTGCCTTACCCTTGCCGCCGGGCAATTGCTCCAGGCGGCTCAAGAGCTCCTGTTCCTTCTGCTTCGCTTCCTTAAGCCCCTGCTCAAATTTAATCTTGTGGACATTGGGCTCAAAGTTTCTGATGTTGCTGAGTACGGTCCTGTGAAATAAAATCGAACAGTTCTTCTCCGGACAGATTTGCGATCCTTTGCTGCAGCTCCCTGACAGACTCCTCGTTGCGGGAAATGAGATTTTTAATAAGCGGAGGGTCGTTTTTGCGATAGATCTTTATGACATGAATGGGCAGTGCCCAGGATAGACCCTCTGCGCCCAGGCGGAGTGCTCTCTTCCCCCGCGGTAAAGTCTTTAAAAATTGTTTTCGTTTAAATAAATTCAACATAGCGTTTTTTGTTAGAGGATCGATTTGGCCAAAAGTACTGAATGCTATTTTTCTCCCCACCGGTGAGGCAAGATCATGAGTCAAGTCGTAAAATAACCTTCCACCGGCTTTGCGTAGTATATAATCCTTGGATAAAACCTGGAGGAAGGACATTCCCAATGGTTTGATGGTTTCGGTCATCATTTGGCCATGGCCGAAGGATAAATATATACGGTTTTTCCCATCGTTCACATCCGGTACGGGGTATAATGTGGTAATGGGGCGGCTCTGAACGATAAAGAATGCATCTTCAGAGGAAAGGGGATACACCTCTCTTTGAGGCCAGTCTCTGGGGTCGGAGGAATGTCCCCAACTGATGCACCATTCGATGTCCTGCGGGCAGCCGAAATACGCCTCGATCTTTCTGCCCATGCGCTCAAGCTGCAAAATCTGCTCGTCGGTCAGGGTCTGCCTATTCTGCTGCTGGGGCTCGATCTCCCGTTTCTCCGTGCCTCCTTTTTCCAAGGCATAGATGGCCAGCTTTTTGGTGGATATCTTTTTATCAATAATCCTACCTTCCCGCACTTTATAAATATCAGCATTGACCAGGCCGGAGACCAGTGCCTCACCAAGCCCGAAGCTGGCGTCTATGGACAGCACTTTCCGGTTGGACGTGACGGGATCGGCTGTAAACATAATCCCCGCAGCCTGTGGAAAAACCATCCTCTGTACAACCACAGACAGATAGACCTTGCTGTGGTCGAAACCATTTTGGATACGGTAGGTTACGGCACGGTCAGTAAACAGCGACGCCCAGCACTTGCTGACATGCTTAAGAATGGCATCTTTTCCTATAATGTTCAAATACGTATCCTGCTGTCCTGCGAAGGAAGCTGTCGGAAGATCCTCCGCCGTAGCGCTGGAACGCACGGCATAGGCATTTTTCTCACCAAGCTTTGAAAGATGGCGAGCGATCTCTTCATCTATGTCCTTTGGAATGGATATCCCTTCAATGACCATGCGAACTTTCTTGCTGATTTCACTGATGCTTTCCCTGTCGTCCACTTTTAGAAGGGACAATTGATCAAGTAATGAATTGAATTCCTCGTTATTCCCAGTGATTCTTTTATACGCTTCGGTGGTAACACAAAACCCCTCCGGTACCCGGATCCCCTCAATCCTGGCTAGTTCCCCAAGGTTAACGCCTTTGCCCCCGACCACCATGAGCTTATGCTTATCGATTTCCTGAAAACCAAGCACATATGAACTCATACAGGCTCTCCTTTCTATTATTTGATGGCCGAACCCATTAGGCAATCGGATTCTATCAATCCTTAAACATAGAAATTCCTTCCTTGATTATTTTGATAGCATCGTTGAGTTTCTTTAAATACCTATTCTCGTCCAACCCGCTCCGGAAATACTCATTCAAACCGAATGTGAAAATCATATTCATAACCAGTTCGGAATCAATTTCCGGCTTGATGAGGCCACGCTCTTTATCACGCTCAATCATTTTCATATACTTTTCGGCGGATGCTACACGGAGCTTTGTAATGAATTCGCTGTTATCTATCTCCATCAGCATGCCTATCTTGGTATATTCCGGTTTTACTCTGCCCAGCTCAAGGGATTCTTTGGATTTTTGAATAATGGTTTCAAAAACGTCCGCATCCGGATCCAAGGCTTCTGTGTAGGGGACGTTCTTCCGCTTATCCTTTCCAATTTCTTCGAGCATATAAAGGTAGATGTCCTCTTTGTCATTAAAATACTGATAAAAGCTTCCCCAAGGTATTTTGGCGGCCTTCACAATCTGGTTAAGGGATGCTTCGCTGAAACGCCGGGTAGAAAATTCCTGTACGGCAGCGTCAAATATTCTCTTTTTCTTCTCGTCACTCAAATTATAAAAAGTGTCTTTGGGCACACTAACACCTCCTGTAAAACATAATAATATAAATTACTCGATATGAGAAGTATCTCATGCGAGAAATATCTCACTTTATTTTGTGGAAATTTTTTAAAAAATATATAATATAGAAGTTCTAATAATTCTTCACTTTTGGATTCCATATCAGAACATAGCATATGCACAAAAAACCTGCCGCTTAAAAAAGGGCAGGTCATGCACATAGTATATGCGGCAGCCAGGCTATCATAGTGTTTAAAAGCACCTTAGACCCTACAGCTTTTCGTCCCTGTCTTTGACAGGTTTGCTGCAGGTATTTTTATTTATGAATTTCAAAATGCACGGGTTTTGAATGGCCCTTAATGAACAATCCTTAGCGTACAATTTTATTTTTTTGGTACGGTCCCCCCCTTAAGAAGGCTAAATAAAGGCGAATACCGATATAGTTAGTGTTTTTCTAGTTACGATAGACAGCGAGGAAGATATTTATGTAGAACAGCTGAGCAGTGGCACCACCTTGAGCTGAAATACGTTAAAACGCCCGGCAGTTAAACTGCCGGGCGTTTCAGCGTCAGGTATCCGGATCTTCAAAAAATCCTATAAATCGTAATAAAGCATGAACTCGTACGGATGCGGTCTAAGCCTGATGGCGTCAAATTCCCTAGTTAGTTTGTATTCAATCCAGGCATCCAGCACATCTTTATCAAAGACTCCGCCTTCCAGCAGGAATTCGTGGTCATTCTGCAACGCTTTCAATGCCGCGTCGAGCGAACCCGGGACTGAACGGATATCCTTGGCCTCTTCGGGCGGAAGCTCAAAAATGTCTTTATCCATCGGTTGGCCCGGATCGATTTTATTCTTAATCCCGTCAAGACCCGCCATCAACAAGGCGGCAAAAGCCAGGTATGGATTGCAGGAGGGGTCGGGCGGGCGGAACTCAACCCGTTTGGTTTTGGGGTTGTTGGAGTACATGGGGATACGTACCGCCGCACTCCTGTTCCTCATGGAGTAAACCAGGTTCACCGGCGCTTCGTAGCCCGGCACCAGCCGCTTGTAAGAGTTGGTGGTCGGATTGGTAATACCGGTGAGCGCGTGGGCGTGCTTCAACAAGCCGCCGATAAAGTATAGCGCGGTTTGGCTTAACTTGGCGTATCCTTTTTCGTCAAAGAACAGGGGAATTCCGTCTTTCCACAGGCTCATGTGGACGTGCATGCCGGTACCGTTGTCCTGGAATAGCGGTTTCGGCATAAAGGTCGCGGTTTTACCATGCTTTCTGGCGACATTCTTCACAATGTATTTAAACATCATCAGATCGTCGGCCATTTTGACAAGCTTATTATATTTTATATCGATTTCGGCCTGGCCCGCGGTAGCCACTTCGTGGTGCTGGCACTCGATATTTAGCCCGGCTTCCAGCATGGTCATAACCATATCGTTACGCATGTCCTGCTGGGAATCAGTGGGGGGAACCGGGAAATATCCTTCTTTATAGCGCGGCTTATAACCAAGGTTGGGATTTTCCTCACGTCCCGAGTTCCATATGCCTTCCACGGAATCAATAAAGTAGTAGCCTGAATGCTGGTTCTGGTCAAACCTGATCGAGTCAAAAACAAAGAACTCCGCTTCAGGTCCCCAGTAGCTTTCGTCAGCAATCCCGCTGGCTCTTAAGTACGCTTCAGCTTTTTTGGCAATGTTGCGGGGGTCGCGGTTGTATTTCTCGCCGGTCACCGGGTCAATAATATCACAAATAATGCTGAGGGTGGGTACTTTGCTGAATGGATCCATAACAGCCGTTGTCGGGTCGGGAATCAGGTTCATATCACTTTGATCAATAGCCCTGAAACCGCGTATGCTGGAACCGTCAAAGCCAAAACCTTCAGCAAAAGCATTCTCGTCAAATTCGGAAACAGGAACCGAAAAATGCTGCCAAAGACCAGGCAGGTCGATGAACTTCACATCAACCATTTTTACATCTTTATCCTTGATATAAGCAAGGACGTCCTGGGGTGTTTTCATTAAATATACCTCCTGTTAGAT
The genomic region above belongs to Pelotomaculum isophthalicicum JI and contains:
- a CDS encoding TetR/AcrR family transcriptional regulator, producing MPKDTFYNLSDEKKKRIFDAAVQEFSTRRFSEASLNQIVKAAKIPWGSFYQYFNDKEDIYLYMLEEIGKDKRKNVPYTEALDPDADVFETIIQKSKESLELGRVKPEYTKIGMLMEIDNSEFITKLRVASAEKYMKMIERDKERGLIKPEIDSELVMNMIFTFGLNEYFRSGLDENRYLKKLNDAIKIIKEGISMFKD
- the glnA gene encoding type I glutamate--ammonia ligase; this translates as MKTPQDVLAYIKDKDVKMVDVKFIDLPGLWQHFSVPVSEFDENAFAEGFGFDGSSIRGFRAIDQSDMNLIPDPTTAVMDPFSKVPTLSIICDIIDPVTGEKYNRDPRNIAKKAEAYLRASGIADESYWGPEAEFFVFDSIRFDQNQHSGYYFIDSVEGIWNSGREENPNLGYKPRYKEGYFPVPPTDSQQDMRNDMVMTMLEAGLNIECQHHEVATAGQAEIDIKYNKLVKMADDLMMFKYIVKNVARKHGKTATFMPKPLFQDNGTGMHVHMSLWKDGIPLFFDEKGYAKLSQTALYFIGGLLKHAHALTGITNPTTNSYKRLVPGYEAPVNLVYSMRNRSAAVRIPMYSNNPKTKRVEFRPPDPSCNPYLAFAALLMAGLDGIKNKIDPGQPMDKDIFELPPEEAKDIRSVPGSLDAALKALQNDHEFLLEGGVFDKDVLDAWIEYKLTREFDAIRLRPHPYEFMLYYDL